The proteins below come from a single Brevinematales bacterium genomic window:
- the dut gene encoding dUTP diphosphatase has product MIELKVKILRKNSTLPKYQTESSAGLDLYACIDEDIVINPGEIKSIPTGISIELPDGYEAQIRPRSGLALNYGLTLPNTPGTIDPDYRGEIIVILMNLGKEPFIVKNGMRIAQMVISKFERVSIKVVDELSQTSRGTGGFGSTGI; this is encoded by the coding sequence ATGATAGAACTAAAGGTAAAAATCCTAAGAAAAAACTCAACTCTTCCAAAGTATCAAACAGAAAGCTCAGCAGGTCTTGATCTATATGCCTGTATAGATGAAGACATTGTTATAAACCCTGGAGAAATAAAAAGTATACCAACAGGAATATCAATAGAACTACCAGATGGATATGAAGCACAAATAAGGCCAAGAAGTGGACTAGCACTAAACTATGGACTAACGCTACCAAATACACCTGGAACCATCGATCCAGACTATAGAGGTGAAATCATAGTAATACTTATGAACTTAGGAAAAGAACCTTTTATAGTCAAAAACGGAATGAGAATAGCACAGATGGTTATATCAAAATTTGAAAGGGTCAGTATAAAAGTCGTAGATGAATTATCACAAACGTCTAGAGGTACAGGTGGTTTCGGATCTACGGGGATTTAA